The stretch of DNA TAACTCCAGCCTGCGCACACGCCTGAGTACACAGAAAGCCGCCCAAAACCTCGGCCTGAACGTCATGATTATGAACGTCGGGCAAGATTCGTGGGGGCTGGAGATGGAAGAAGGTGTATTGATGAACGGCGACAAAGCCGAGCACGTCCGCGAAGCTGCCGCCGTGATTGGCCGCTACTGCGACATTATTGGTATTCGCGCCTTCGCCGAACTCAAAGACCGCAACGCCGACTACCGCGAGCAGGTGATGCACCAATTCGCCAAATATGCTGATGTGCCGATTGTGAACCTTGAATCGGCTACGCGACACCCGCTGCAATCACTGGCCGACTGCATCACGATTGACGAAGCAAAACGTGTGGCTCGCCCTAAAGTGGTGCTGACGTGGTTGCCGCATTTTAAGCCGCTGCCGCAGGCTGTAGCTAACTCATTCTGCGAGTGGATGAACGCCCGCGCCCAGGCTGGTGCCGTTGAGTTTGTAATGACACATCCCGAAGGCTACGAACTGGCACCCGAGTTTGCAGGCAACGCCCGCGTTATCTACGACCGCGCCGAAGCCTTTGCCGGGGCTGATTTTATATACGGCAAAAACTGGTCGTCGTACACGCAGTACGGACAGGTGCTCACCCAAGACCCGTCGTGGGCCGTTACGATGAACGATATGGCACTGACCAACAATGGTAAGTTTATGCATTGCCTGCCCGTTCGGCGCAATCTAAAAGTTTCCGACGCCGTGCTGGATGGCCCGCAGTCGCTCGTGATCGAGCAGGCCGCCAACCGCGAATGGTCAGCGCAGGCCGTGTTGAAAGAAATTCTAAAAAGAGCTTAAACGCGGAGTAGCAGAGTGAAGCGCAGAGGGCGCCGAGACCTATTTGCGCCCGCTGCGTATACCTCGTTAACGCTGCGTTTTAACAAAAATGACACCACTCACAGTCATCAAAATTGGCGGGAACGTCATCGACAACCCCGCAGCCCTTTCTCAGTTCCTTACCGCATTTGCCAAACTGCCCGGCGCGAAAATTCTGGTGCATGGGGGCGGTAAAATTGCTACACAGGTAGCCGAAAAATTAGGCGTTCAAACAACTATGATCGAAGGTCGCCGTATTACCGACCAGCCTATGCTCGACGTGGTGACGATGGTTTACGGCGGGTTGGTTAACAAGCAGATTGTGGCGAAGCTGCAAACGCTTGAGGTAAACGCCATTGGCCTTACCGGAGCTGATGCGGGTACAGTACTGGCGCAGAAACGTCCCGTTACAGCGATTGATTACGGCTTCGTAGGCGATATAATTGACGTGGATTCGGGCCGGATTCAGGCGATGCTGATGCAGGGCCTGACACCCGTGTATGCCCCGCTCACCTACGACCAAACCGGCAGTCTGCTCAATACCAACGCCGATACAATGGCTTCGACAATCGCCGTCGACATGACCCAACGCAATGCCGTTACACTGGTATATTGTTTTGAGAAGAAAGGCGTTCTGACCGATCCTGATGATAACGACAGCGTAATCGCCGAATTAACGCCTAAGCTCTACGCCGAATACAAAGCTGCCGGAACAATCAACAAAGGCATGATCCCGAAGTTAGACAACGCCTTTGCCGCTCTGCAAAATGGCGTCGCCAAAGTCATTATTTGCCATGCCGATGAGGTGGGCGCGGCTGTAAGCCAGCAGGGAGCGGGTACGGTTTTAAGCCAGTAAATCGGCTGGAAAGCCGTCTGGTGCAGGCGTTTGCTCGTGTCGGGCGGCTTTCCAGCCGATTTACTTTTCTGCCAGCAGATGTACAACACGCCGAACACCTACAAATCGGTGTTGGTAGTAATTGGCGTGGAGGTAATCGTAGCGCACGCCCCCGTTCCAGGCCGAATGAATAAACTTGATTCGATCACCAATAACTTCAGTGATCAGGCCAACATGGCCGATGCGACTACCGCCCGCGCTATGGCCTTTAAACAGAATTAAATCGCCTGGCTGGGCGTCGTCTTTGGAAATGGGCTGCCCAACGTTACCTTGAGCTGCGCTGGAGTGGGGCAGAGAAATACCGAAATGGCTGAAACAAAAACGCGTGAATCCCGAACAATCGAATCCACGCGTGCTTGTACCGCCCGAACGGTAACGGATGGCAAGATGCTTGCGGGCAAAATCGATTACATTGCCTACGAGCGGAATCTGCTCATAAAACTGCTTACTGGGTACAGTTACGGCGGGTATAGGTGTTACAGCGGGTTCAGAATTAATTACGGCAGATACAGACTGAGCGTTGGCAATGCCGAACGAGACAGCATAAAATACTGTCAGGAGCATTTTTTTCGTCATAAAATTAGGTCAAGTACTGCTTTAGGTGTTCTAAATTAGGCAATCGATTTTTTACTGCCAACTTTTTGAGGAAAAATTTCCACAAAAAAAAGCCTGACATCTCATGCCAGACTTTTTAAATTGCTGATACTAAATGGATTGATTTTATTTTCCGGTAGAAATTAAAACCAGCCTGCACCCGGAATGCGGAACGGCCACGGAATAGATGCCAGAATGAGTAGTAAGCCCAAGCCATAGAAAATGCCGACTAATCGTTGTTTGGTTGTTGCATCTGTAGCCCGCTTCGAGCGAGAGTAGCCAACCGTGACCAACGCAATAGCGAGCAGCATACCAACAGTATGTTCTACGGTGTAGAAACGATACAGCTTATCGCTTAATAGACCGAAGTTTACTTTAGGGCTTAAAAAAAGCAAGACCAGACCAATCAGCAACTGCGTGTGAACGGCAATGAGCGTGAACAGGTACAGTTTGCGGTTGCCATCGGTATAACCGCTGCGGCCCTGCCATTTGCTTATAGCAACGGCAACAGCGGCCACCAGCAACACAAGCGCAATCCAGCGAAGCCCCGAATGGGCATGTACTAATCCAGAATACATGAGACGTAGGTTGATTGATTATTGATTTCGTTTAGCAAAGAAACAACCAAACGGCCAACTTATCCCGACTTTCTGCGGTTTGACCGGTATGATTCTTTATAACACCACCTATAGCGTAGCCACCGATATTGCCCCGACTGGCTTCGCTGGATGAGAACCTTCTACCTGCCCGCTGTCATGGCAACTGAATTGCCTACGGGCCACAAAATTCTGCGTTTGCTCACTGAGCTTGATAATGGGGGCGTTACCTACTCGGTTCAACTCAATTTCGCGACTATGGAAGACTACTTTACGTACCTCAACCGCCACGCCGACGCTATGCAGCAGCGCATTCATCACCGATTTGCCAATCAATACGTCTCGTTCGATACCCTGTTGGAAGAATTATAAGCAGGCACGGGTGGCTGCACCATTACGTGGTTTTCGCGGCTGCTGCCCGTCGCTTATCAGTCATCGTTAACAGAAAAGCAGGAAGCAGGATCAGGTTTGAGGCCATGCCCATCAGCAGGGTAATCGACACCAAAATGCCGAGCGCGACGGTCCCCTGAAACGTGGAGGCCGTAAAAATAGCGAAGCCTGCAAATAGAATGATAGCCGTGTAGAACATGCTCAGACCCGTATAGCGGATGGTGGCCGAGATAGCCTGTTCGAGCGTTTTGCGGCCATTTTTGAGTTCATCGCGGTATTTGGTGATGAAGTAAATGGTGCCGTCGGATGAGATACCGAAGGCGATGCTGAAGATCAGGATGGTTGAGGGTTTGAGGTTGATGCTGAAAAAACCCATTAGCCCCGCCGTAACGATAAGCGGCACAATGCTCGGCAGAATTGCAACAAGGCTCAACCGAATGTCGCGGAGTAAAATTATCAGAATAATCGAAATCAGGCCAATTGCCAGTAAGGTGCTTTCGGCAAGGTTTTGCAACAGATAATCATTGCCCTTCGTAAATACCACGCTGTTGCCTGTAATATGCACCTCATACTGCTCACCAGCAGCCACACGTTGTTGGGTAACGCGGTCGATGTTAAAGATTGAATCAACTTTAGGTTGTAGTTCGGCCAGCAGTTGATTGGTACGAACTGTGCCAACGTCGGGCATCTGAAAGCTGACGCGGGTAAATTGCCGGGTGCTATCTAAATAGGCTTTAAATCGATTCTCGGAGCCTTTTAGCTGGGGCATGTAACTCCCTAATTTATTTAGTTCGAGTGCGCCGGGAAGGGCGTAATATTTAGGATCGCCCCCGCGATAGCCCTGGTAAAAAAACTTAATCGCTTCTACCAGCGACAGCGGACGCGTAAATTCACTGTATTTGCTGAATTCACGTTCGAGTAATCGAATTTTGGTCAGCGTCTGGGGTGTCAGCACCCGACCGGGCCGTTTGGCGTCGATACTCACTTCAAAGGGCATTACACCGTTGAAGCGGCTTTCGATAAACTTCAGATCGGTATAAATCGGATCGTTTTTGGGTAAGTCATCCACTACGTAACCAATGACATTGATACGCAGTGCGCCAATAACAGAAATGCCTGTTACGATGGCGATGAACGCATAAATGGCTGTCCGGCGTGTACGTACCAAACGCTCGACCCAGGTTAAAAAGCCGTTGATTTTCCGGCGGTCCAAATGCCCGCGCTGTCTGGATGATGGGGCAGGTAAGTAGCTGAAAATTATCGGGATCAGAATCAGCGAAACAATGTAGGTAGTCATAACACCGCAAGCCGCTACCAACCCGAATTGCAGCAGCAACGGGCTGCCGGTGAAGTAGAACACGAAAAAGCCAATGCTTGTCGTAACGTTGGCGAAGAAGGTAGTTTCGCCCACTTTTTCGGTTGCCAGCCTTAGGGCTTCTACTTTTTCGCGCCCCCGGTTGAGTTCTTCGTGGTAGCGGTTGAGCAGGAAAATAGCGTTCGGAATGCCAATAACAATAATCAACGGCGGAATAAGCCCGGTCAGAATGGTGATCTCGTAACCAAATAAAACGATGTAGCCTGTTACCCAGACCACACCGATGCCCACCACTACAGCCGCCACCAGCATAACGAGCAGCGACCGGAAAAAATAGAGCAGAATTAGTGATGTGACCACGAATGCCAGTAACATAAATTTGGTTAATTCGCTGCTTACCTTCGCGGTGAACTCGGTGCGGATATAGGGCATTCCCGACAGATGAACGGAAAGGTTGTGCTTCGTACCGAACGAATCGGCTACGGCTTCTATATTACGCACGATAGCAATGCGATTTTTAGTGTTCAGTTGCTTCTGATCGAAGGTAATAGCCATCAGATGTGCCCGACCGGCACTGTCTTGCACAAGGCCCCGGTAAAACGGCAGGCGACTAATTTTTTCACGGAGACTATCGACCTCAGCCTGTGTGGCGGGCGGGCGCGGCACCAGCGGCACAATGCGGAACCGGCCCGCCGAATCGTCGCGAACAATATCATAAAGGTTGGCATTCGCCACTACGTCTTTAATACCCCCTATAGCTTTAATGCGCTGATTTAGCCGATACCAGTCATTAAAAAACGGCAGCCGATACATACTATCGGTTTCGATGCCGATAACCATCACATTGCCGTCTTGCCCGAACTTACTCTTAAACACTTCGTAGCGTTGATATTCGGGGTCAGAAACGGGCAGGATTTTGGCTAATTCGTAGGAGAGTTTAACGCGGCTGGTCTGATACCCCATGAAGGCTGTGCCAAGCAACACAACGGCAACAAGGGGTAATCGATTCGCCAGAATAAAACGGGAAATCAGGTGCCAGAACATGATAAGTGGGCGAGGTGCTACGCTGTTGTGGGTGTATTCGAAACGAACAGGGTGGCACAGCAGACATTGAGCAAATTTGCCCGCAAGTTACAAAAGAATTGGCTGGCACTGATGTGAGTAATGCCGGTGAGCAGTGAATAAGAAAATTATGACTTCACGCATAAATCCATAATCCTGTAAATTCTATGTTAGTAATATAGCTTACTATTGCCTCTTCAGCGTATAATGCTTCCTGCTACTTCATGCCGGAAAGATTCTGTTGAGTTCTTTTTCAAGCAAATGTCAGCCGTAGTAAAAGTTATTAAAAAAGTTTTGGGTATTGATCCCCAGCAGGGTGTTGAACCCCTTACCCAGATAGAATACATTGGTTCGGCCTATCACGGGTACTATGTTCCGCAGCATTTCCTGACGGGCGAGTCGGTTTGCTACTGTATTGGCGCTGGCGAAGACATATCGTTCGACACAGAACTCAAGGTTCGCTATGATGCACGGGTCTACATTTTCGATCCGATGCCCGAAGGTATTCTTCACTTTCAGCAGTTACGTGCATTGGCACATACAGACCAACGGCTAACCATCCATGAAAAGAATCCGTTTACATATAGAATAACACCCGATCAACTGGCCGACATTCAGTTTGTTGAAATAGGCGTTTGGGACCACAAAGGTGTTCTTAAGTTTTACGAGCCACCCCGCGAAGGCTACCCATCGCACTCCGTGTATTTGTTTAAGGAATCAGGTAAATATATTGAAGCCCCGGTTGACCGGCTGTCGAACCTGATGAATCAATTGGGGCATACAGCGATTGACCTGGTCAAAATTGAAATAGAAGGAGCCGAATACACGGTGATCGACACTATTCTGGAAGATAAACTCGATGTAAAACTAATTCTGGTAGAGTTCGACGAAGTGCACAATGCCAAGGATAAACGATTCCATTACCGTATCCGAAAAACCTGTAACAAGCTCAAAAAAGCGGGCTATGTGCTGATTCACTCTACTGAATCGATGAAGCGTTCGTTTTTGCGCCGGGACGTATTCGATGCCCTGAAAGCACAAGAATCGGAGACATAAACCGCTTTCCGGTAAACATCATGTCAGTACACAAACAAAAAGCACTTAACATTGCTGCTAAGTGCTTCATTTTGAGTGCGGTCTGGACGGGACTCGAACCCGCGACCCCCTGCGTGACAGGCAGGTATTCTAACCAACTGAACTACCAGACCAACTTTACGATTTGTTAACGTTGCCGTCTTCCTTAATCGTGGCACAAAAGTAGAGGATTCTGGCTGACTACGCAAGCCATGCCTCGAAAAAACTTTTTCCATTATCTGCCGAATGAGAAGAGATTGCTTGGAAATCAGGTGCTTTGTGACGAAAAAATTTTTTATACTGACGAATAGT from Spirosoma montaniterrae encodes:
- a CDS encoding N-acetylornithine carbamoyltransferase, encoding MTNFLSLSDVTDLDALIQSGRDAKANPFADQHIGKNKTIGLIFFNSSLRTRLSTQKAAQNLGLNVMIMNVGQDSWGLEMEEGVLMNGDKAEHVREAAAVIGRYCDIIGIRAFAELKDRNADYREQVMHQFAKYADVPIVNLESATRHPLQSLADCITIDEAKRVARPKVVLTWLPHFKPLPQAVANSFCEWMNARAQAGAVEFVMTHPEGYELAPEFAGNARVIYDRAEAFAGADFIYGKNWSSYTQYGQVLTQDPSWAVTMNDMALTNNGKFMHCLPVRRNLKVSDAVLDGPQSLVIEQAANREWSAQAVLKEILKRA
- the argB gene encoding acetylglutamate kinase, which encodes MTPLTVIKIGGNVIDNPAALSQFLTAFAKLPGAKILVHGGGKIATQVAEKLGVQTTMIEGRRITDQPMLDVVTMVYGGLVNKQIVAKLQTLEVNAIGLTGADAGTVLAQKRPVTAIDYGFVGDIIDVDSGRIQAMLMQGLTPVYAPLTYDQTGSLLNTNADTMASTIAVDMTQRNAVTLVYCFEKKGVLTDPDDNDSVIAELTPKLYAEYKAAGTINKGMIPKLDNAFAALQNGVAKVIICHADEVGAAVSQQGAGTVLSQ
- a CDS encoding C40 family peptidase, which gives rise to MTKKMLLTVFYAVSFGIANAQSVSAVINSEPAVTPIPAVTVPSKQFYEQIPLVGNVIDFARKHLAIRYRSGGTSTRGFDCSGFTRFCFSHFGISLPHSSAAQGNVGQPISKDDAQPGDLILFKGHSAGGSRIGHVGLITEVIGDRIKFIHSAWNGGVRYDYLHANYYQHRFVGVRRVVHLLAEK
- a CDS encoding cytochrome B gives rise to the protein MYSGLVHAHSGLRWIALVLLVAAVAVAISKWQGRSGYTDGNRKLYLFTLIAVHTQLLIGLVLLFLSPKVNFGLLSDKLYRFYTVEHTVGMLLAIALVTVGYSRSKRATDATTKQRLVGIFYGLGLLLILASIPWPFRIPGAGWF
- a CDS encoding DUF4286 family protein, with the protein product MRTFYLPAVMATELPTGHKILRLLTELDNGGVTYSVQLNFATMEDYFTYLNRHADAMQQRIHHRFANQYVSFDTLLEEL
- a CDS encoding efflux RND transporter permease subunit; translation: MFWHLISRFILANRLPLVAVVLLGTAFMGYQTSRVKLSYELAKILPVSDPEYQRYEVFKSKFGQDGNVMVIGIETDSMYRLPFFNDWYRLNQRIKAIGGIKDVVANANLYDIVRDDSAGRFRIVPLVPRPPATQAEVDSLREKISRLPFYRGLVQDSAGRAHLMAITFDQKQLNTKNRIAIVRNIEAVADSFGTKHNLSVHLSGMPYIRTEFTAKVSSELTKFMLLAFVVTSLILLYFFRSLLVMLVAAVVVGIGVVWVTGYIVLFGYEITILTGLIPPLIIVIGIPNAIFLLNRYHEELNRGREKVEALRLATEKVGETTFFANVTTSIGFFVFYFTGSPLLLQFGLVAACGVMTTYIVSLILIPIIFSYLPAPSSRQRGHLDRRKINGFLTWVERLVRTRRTAIYAFIAIVTGISVIGALRINVIGYVVDDLPKNDPIYTDLKFIESRFNGVMPFEVSIDAKRPGRVLTPQTLTKIRLLEREFSKYSEFTRPLSLVEAIKFFYQGYRGGDPKYYALPGALELNKLGSYMPQLKGSENRFKAYLDSTRQFTRVSFQMPDVGTVRTNQLLAELQPKVDSIFNIDRVTQQRVAAGEQYEVHITGNSVVFTKGNDYLLQNLAESTLLAIGLISIILIILLRDIRLSLVAILPSIVPLIVTAGLMGFFSINLKPSTILIFSIAFGISSDGTIYFITKYRDELKNGRKTLEQAISATIRYTGLSMFYTAIILFAGFAIFTASTFQGTVALGILVSITLLMGMASNLILLPAFLLTMTDKRRAAAAKTT
- a CDS encoding FkbM family methyltransferase — its product is MGIDPQQGVEPLTQIEYIGSAYHGYYVPQHFLTGESVCYCIGAGEDISFDTELKVRYDARVYIFDPMPEGILHFQQLRALAHTDQRLTIHEKNPFTYRITPDQLADIQFVEIGVWDHKGVLKFYEPPREGYPSHSVYLFKESGKYIEAPVDRLSNLMNQLGHTAIDLVKIEIEGAEYTVIDTILEDKLDVKLILVEFDEVHNAKDKRFHYRIRKTCNKLKKAGYVLIHSTESMKRSFLRRDVFDALKAQESET